In one Rutidosis leptorrhynchoides isolate AG116_Rl617_1_P2 chromosome 8, CSIRO_AGI_Rlap_v1, whole genome shotgun sequence genomic region, the following are encoded:
- the LOC139864042 gene encoding uncharacterized protein, which yields MDAFISEMRKIVEVQNKSIGALAKEIGNVVESKGNREPGTIPSYTILNPNHKDQEKGHSVNMIGTLRSGKKYDNKVGEKEVVQQESSKSPIVLDEDEVSENDNHRKGEKDKEPIVNETGKSGTKSKTIPLPKALESPNQFPYGKKEPQPEDMWETFKQVKINLPLLDAIRQVSSYAKFLKDLCTQKRKQRATLPKKVELTEHLSAVVSGSLPPKFKDPGTPLIVVTVENMNVKKVLLDLGASINILPFCLVDLFELGLIKRTDIIIQLADQSIKTPREILEDVIVKVEDFYYPVDFVVMDIEPRNRDDQPTIILGCSFLAPINAPINC from the coding sequence ATGGACGCATTCATCTCCGAAATGCGTAAAATAGTGGAAGTGCAAAACAAGTCAATTGGTGCATTGGCTAAGGAGATTGGTAATGTAGTGGAAAGTAAGGGAAATCGGGAGCCGGGTACAATTCCAAGCTACACGATTCTAAATCCGAATCATAAGGATCAGGAAAAAGGGCATAGTGTGAATATGATAGGTACCTTGCGAAGTGGAAAGAAGTATGACAATAAAGTTGGTGAAAAAGAGGTAGTGCAACAAGAGTCAAGTAAGTCTCCGATTGTTCTTGATGAAGATGAGGTAAGTGAAAATGATAACCATCGGAAGGGGGAGAAAGATAAGGAACCAATCGTTAATGAGACCGGGAAATCTGGGACGAAATCAAAAACCATCCCATTACCCAAGGCCTTAGAGTCCCCgaaccaattcccttatgggaagAAGGAACCACAACCAGAGGATATGTGGGAAACCTTTAAACAGGTTAAGATAAATTTACCCCTTCTCGATGCTATTAGGCAAGTTTCGtcctacgctaagtttttaaaggatctttgCACTCAAAAGAGGAAGCAAAGGGCGACCTTACCCAAAAAGGTGGAGCTAACCGAACACCTAAGTGCGGTTGTTTCGGGTTCACTCCCACCTAAATTTAAGGACCCAGGGACCCCATTGATAGTTGTGACTGTAGAAAACATGAATGTGAAAAAGGTGTTATTGGACCTAGGAGCTAGCATCAATATTTTACCTTTTTGTCTAGTTGACCTATTTGAATTGGGTTTAATAAAAAGAACTGACATAATTATTCAACTAGCGGACCAATCAATCAAAACGCCTAGGGAGATATTAGAAGATGTGATAGTAAAAGTGGAGGATTTTTATTACCCGGTTGACTTTGTTGTGATGGATATTGAACCTAGGAATAGAGATGACCAACCCACTATAATCTTGGGATGCTCGTTTTTGGCTCCCATTAATGCTCCCATTAATTGTTGA